One Triticum dicoccoides isolate Atlit2015 ecotype Zavitan chromosome 5B, WEW_v2.0, whole genome shotgun sequence genomic window carries:
- the LOC119310449 gene encoding protein MICROTUBULE BINDING PROTEIN 2C-like — translation MAEKPAGPASRSRIRGGLAPSAPSSRRVVSMAYTAAPHQAKKVPEPKVVKPTRTTPAKRRQQLDQAQKQREEVAALQEQLGGLQGKLLEKDEALRSAENLIGRISVANEEVDELRSQLNDKESLVESTGSELHGAKIMLAEKQAALEKLEWEAKMSSTKVEELEVDVASMDVEISALMKVFRKIAENNRVSHPTERPDDSLLECEPVQLDDTVGDIDTEKMEQEMSAYVTALAAAKDNPTEEFLKAVTEARLRLQAFVL, via the exons ATGGCCGAGAAGCCGGCGGGCCCGGCCTCCAGGTCCAGGATCCGGGGCGGGCTCGCCCCCTCCGCGCCCTCCTCCAG GAGGGTGGTCTCGATGGCCTACACGGCGGCTCCGCATCAGGCCAAGAAG GTTCCTGAGCCAAAGGTTGTGAAGCCAACAAGAACCACGCCGGCCAAGAGGCGGCAGCAGCTGGATCAGGCGCAGAAGCAGAGGGAAGAGGTCGCTGCGTTGCAGGAGCAGCTTGGTGGCCTGCAGGGGAAACTGCTTGAGAAAGATGAAGCTCTGAGGTCCGCAGAGAACTTGATTGGCCGGATCAGTGTTGCAAACGAAGAGGTGGATGAATTGAGAAGCCAGCTTAATGATAAGGAATCGCTGGTCGAGTCTACTGGCTCCGAGCTGCATGGCGCAAAG ATTATGTTGGCAGAGAAGCAAGCAGCATTGGAGAAGCTAGAATGGGAGGCAAAGATGTCAAGTACAAAAGTTGAAGAACTTGAAGTGGATGTAGCCTCTATGGATGTTGAAATCTCTGCTTTGATGAAGGTATTCAGGAAAATAGCAGAGAACAACCGAGTCTCTCATCCCACAGAGAGACCTGACGATTCATTGTTGGAATGTGAACCGGTTCAGCTTGAT GATACGGTAGGTGATATTGACACGGAGAAGATGGAGCAGGAAATGTCAGCCTATGTCACGGCTCTAGCAGCCGCGAAAGACAATCCTACGGAGGAATTCCTGAAGGCAGTAACTGAGGCAAGGCTGAGACTCCAAGCGTTTGTACTCTAA